Proteins found in one Gimesia chilikensis genomic segment:
- the hemG gene encoding protoporphyrinogen oxidase, translating to MTDSNPSRAAKRIAVIGGGVTGLSAAHRILELADEQQQPVEVTLFEAQPESGGWIGTIDQGDYLIDTGADMFITNKPAGINLCKRLGLVDQLISTDTRYRGALVLSRGLTVPVPLGFELMTPSRMLPMLRTPLLSLWGKIRMGLEYFLPRRHSSSGLDRDDESLAHFVTRRFGKEALTRLVQPLVAGIYTSDPEKLSLRATLPRFLDMERDHRSLIKAARHQKKAARSQSDATGARYGLFAAFKGGMQTLTRTLAERVSERGIILYEHCVTHVVPSAGGGYEVTMASKGAAQTQHFDAVLIAAPTHQAASMTTGFAPELSSLLAQIEYASTAILVNIYKLSDIKHPLRAFGLVIPAAEKRKIFAVAFASRKFPGRAPEDCIQLRTFIGGAMQSEMLEHTDEELQEIVRSELDDILGLQGKPLFSKLLRHNQSMPQYHLGHLELVEQIEQQASHYPGLELAGNAYRGVGIPDSIQSAEDAAERLMLTLTADAPAQSP from the coding sequence ATGACTGACTCCAATCCTTCAAGAGCAGCAAAACGCATCGCCGTGATTGGTGGTGGAGTGACCGGCCTTTCTGCTGCACATCGTATTCTGGAACTGGCCGACGAACAGCAGCAGCCTGTGGAAGTGACCCTTTTCGAAGCACAACCAGAATCTGGTGGGTGGATTGGGACTATCGATCAGGGTGATTATCTGATCGATACCGGCGCCGACATGTTTATTACCAACAAACCTGCAGGCATCAATCTCTGTAAGCGTCTGGGGCTGGTAGATCAGCTGATTTCCACTGATACACGCTACCGTGGAGCACTCGTATTGAGTCGGGGGTTGACAGTCCCCGTCCCGCTTGGGTTCGAACTGATGACCCCCTCGCGCATGCTCCCTATGCTACGTACTCCGTTGCTGAGCTTGTGGGGGAAAATTCGCATGGGGCTGGAATACTTTCTACCTCGTCGGCACAGTTCAAGCGGGCTCGATCGGGATGATGAAAGTCTTGCCCATTTCGTAACCCGCCGTTTTGGTAAAGAAGCTCTGACTCGACTCGTGCAACCACTGGTGGCTGGTATTTATACCTCCGATCCGGAGAAACTGAGCTTGCGGGCGACACTTCCACGCTTTCTGGACATGGAACGGGATCATCGCAGCCTGATCAAAGCCGCCCGGCATCAGAAGAAAGCAGCCCGCTCCCAGTCCGATGCCACAGGTGCCCGTTATGGACTGTTTGCTGCGTTCAAGGGAGGTATGCAAACGCTGACACGCACTCTGGCAGAGCGTGTCTCCGAGCGGGGAATAATCCTCTATGAACATTGTGTTACCCATGTTGTGCCATCAGCAGGGGGCGGATATGAAGTGACCATGGCCTCGAAGGGGGCTGCTCAAACACAGCATTTCGACGCTGTTTTAATCGCGGCGCCCACGCATCAGGCGGCGAGCATGACCACTGGATTCGCTCCCGAACTCTCCAGCCTGCTTGCACAGATTGAATACGCGTCTACTGCGATTCTCGTTAATATTTATAAGCTCTCGGATATCAAACATCCGCTCCGCGCTTTTGGTCTGGTAATTCCTGCTGCAGAGAAACGCAAAATATTCGCAGTGGCATTTGCCAGTCGTAAGTTTCCTGGTCGGGCGCCGGAAGATTGTATTCAACTGCGTACTTTCATCGGCGGTGCCATGCAGTCAGAAATGCTGGAACACACTGATGAAGAACTGCAGGAAATTGTGCGCAGCGAACTCGACGATATCCTGGGACTGCAGGGCAAACCTCTGTTCTCTAAGTTGCTCAGACACAATCAGTCCATGCCCCAGTATCATCTTGGGCATCTGGAACTGGTCGAGCAGATCGAACAACAGGCGTCACACTATCCAGGGCTGGAACTGGCCGGTAATGCCTATCGTGGTGTTGGTATACCTGATTCGATTCAGAGTGCAGAGGACGCCGCAGAGCGGCTCATGCTTACTCTGACTGCAGACGCACCAGCTCAATCCCCTTAA
- a CDS encoding arylsulfatase, with the protein MRRASLLTLFCFLVCSFVLSNGTLLFAAKPNVLLIMTDDQGWGDVRLHDNPLIETPNQDLLAQQGAQFERFFVSPVCAPTRAALLTGRYSLRTGVHGVTRGFENMRGEEVTIAEILKSDGYATGAFGKWHNGRHYPMHPNGQGFDEFFGFCGGHWNSYFDTNLEHNRQPVKTQGYITDVLTDKAIDFIKQNQEQPFFCYVPYNAPHSPWIVPEKYWNKYADKGLDDKARCAYAMVDCVDENLGRLLKTLDKLKLADNTIVLFLTDNGPNSNRYNGDMRGRKGSIHEGGIRVPLFVRYPGKIEPGTVVKPIAAHIDILPTLLEFCDVESTSGVPVDGKSLVPLLTKSAEAKWPERMLFVDRLFRNSIPGTELPVGSVRTDRWRAAYERNKWSLYDMQADPGEKIDVSKENPKALDRLKTAYSKWFQDVSELGFEPIPIPVGHPKTSTTSLPANESFLKPEAGQGINYSGKGHNGYANSWIEDWTDTGANAVWHLEVLTPGTYTATLKYTCAKTDVGCQIAVETGDQSLSATISKPHDPPKVGNQDRVEQSDNYQRKDWAELKLGTLELKKGTCDLKLTGIKKPGNELIDVKGIELVRLQSE; encoded by the coding sequence ATGAGACGCGCTTCCTTATTGACACTATTCTGTTTTCTAGTCTGTTCTTTCGTTTTGTCGAACGGAACTCTCCTCTTTGCGGCGAAACCGAACGTGCTGTTGATTATGACTGATGACCAGGGGTGGGGGGACGTCCGGCTGCATGATAATCCGTTGATTGAGACGCCAAACCAGGATCTACTGGCACAACAGGGAGCCCAATTTGAGCGGTTCTTTGTTTCGCCCGTCTGTGCCCCGACACGAGCCGCCCTCTTGACGGGACGCTATAGTCTGCGGACGGGCGTGCATGGCGTAACCCGCGGTTTCGAGAACATGCGCGGGGAAGAGGTCACGATTGCTGAGATTCTGAAATCAGATGGATATGCAACCGGTGCCTTTGGGAAATGGCATAACGGGCGACATTATCCGATGCATCCCAATGGCCAGGGATTTGACGAGTTCTTCGGTTTCTGTGGAGGTCACTGGAACAGTTATTTCGACACAAACCTGGAACATAATCGACAGCCGGTTAAAACACAGGGCTACATCACAGATGTGCTGACTGACAAGGCGATCGATTTCATCAAACAAAACCAGGAACAGCCGTTCTTCTGTTACGTCCCCTATAATGCACCGCATTCGCCCTGGATCGTCCCAGAGAAATACTGGAACAAGTATGCCGACAAAGGTCTGGATGACAAAGCACGTTGTGCCTACGCAATGGTGGACTGCGTGGATGAAAATCTGGGCCGATTACTCAAAACCCTGGATAAATTGAAGCTGGCTGACAACACCATTGTGCTGTTTCTGACAGACAACGGCCCGAACAGCAATCGGTACAATGGTGATATGCGCGGTCGCAAGGGCTCGATCCACGAAGGAGGTATTCGCGTACCGTTGTTCGTACGGTATCCGGGAAAAATCGAGCCTGGAACAGTCGTCAAGCCGATCGCGGCACACATTGACATTCTGCCAACGCTGCTGGAATTCTGTGACGTGGAGTCAACATCTGGAGTTCCCGTGGATGGCAAAAGCCTTGTGCCGCTGTTGACCAAATCTGCTGAAGCGAAGTGGCCAGAGCGAATGCTGTTTGTCGATCGTCTATTCCGCAATTCAATTCCAGGAACGGAGCTTCCCGTAGGGTCAGTGCGTACCGATCGCTGGCGAGCCGCATATGAGCGAAACAAGTGGAGCCTGTATGACATGCAAGCTGACCCGGGAGAGAAAATCGATGTTTCTAAAGAGAACCCGAAGGCTCTAGATCGATTGAAGACGGCTTACAGCAAGTGGTTTCAGGATGTATCAGAACTCGGCTTTGAGCCGATACCCATTCCTGTAGGACATCCAAAAACATCGACAACATCTCTGCCAGCAAATGAATCATTTCTGAAGCCGGAAGCCGGGCAGGGGATTAACTACAGTGGCAAAGGACACAATGGTTACGCTAACAGCTGGATCGAAGACTGGACCGACACCGGAGCAAATGCAGTCTGGCACCTGGAAGTATTAACGCCAGGAACTTATACAGCCACTCTGAAATACACCTGCGCCAAAACTGATGTGGGCTGCCAGATTGCCGTGGAAACTGGTGACCAGAGTCTGAGTGCGACAATTTCCAAGCCTCATGACCCGCCCAAGGTTGGAAACCAGGATCGGGTTGAGCAGTCAGATAACTATCAGCGAAAAGACTGGGCGGAGCTTAAGCTAGGCACATTGGAACTGAAAAAAGGCACCTGCGATCTCAAGCTCACAGGCATCAAAAAGCCAGGCAATGAACTGATCGACGTTAAGGGGATTGAGCTGGTGCGTCTGCAGTCAGAGTAA
- a CDS encoding DUF1598 domain-containing protein — translation MKLLSYIRNKRRHIRFGTMLCLMICLTSVSLAQTNNGGNNNGNNTNNQNNNQNAGGITIDANGVISAPFQTTLNSKQLNQKRLQALATQTLPADINQKSEFRKVSLVQLEKLCQEYKTKNEPLPPEVQYLAGLWRIDYLFVDRENHDLVIAGPAEGFATNAQNRVVCVNSGRPPIRLDDLVVALQSQEQDLVTGCSFDAKQENLARMHEYIRRTNNASSTATAVTRFRTMAQILGMQDVTVTGVPAGSHYARVLVEADYMLKRISIGLEPSGIREIKSHLATLRGGGNSTQRWWFTPLYDAFTTTADRDAFQFSGQRLQMMSQEEFVNQAGQRTEASETRNSTTRYAQQFTKYFAKLADLHPTFAELQSITDLTVLAALIRKERLDDQVGWDHRFFLAESDYLVSQGNIPTQVPTAMNYKKAGRLMICLVGGGVTINARSILRQTEFVTMRDDSLTERKQSVQRGEGDLKSRWWWD, via the coding sequence ATGAAACTCCTCTCTTACATCCGAAATAAACGAAGACATATCCGGTTCGGAACCATGCTCTGCCTGATGATCTGTCTCACTTCAGTCAGTCTGGCTCAGACGAATAACGGGGGCAACAACAATGGCAATAACACCAATAACCAGAACAACAACCAAAATGCCGGCGGGATCACCATTGATGCGAATGGTGTCATTTCGGCTCCGTTTCAGACCACGTTGAACAGCAAGCAACTGAACCAGAAACGGTTACAAGCCCTGGCGACCCAGACTCTGCCTGCAGACATCAATCAAAAGTCGGAGTTCCGCAAGGTTTCGCTGGTGCAGTTGGAGAAACTCTGCCAGGAATATAAAACCAAAAATGAGCCACTGCCCCCCGAGGTGCAATATCTGGCAGGGTTGTGGCGAATTGATTACCTGTTTGTCGATCGGGAGAACCATGACCTGGTGATCGCTGGCCCGGCAGAGGGCTTTGCGACGAATGCGCAGAACCGGGTGGTCTGTGTGAATTCAGGGAGGCCACCAATCCGGCTGGACGACCTGGTAGTGGCACTGCAATCGCAGGAACAAGACCTGGTGACTGGCTGTTCGTTTGATGCGAAACAGGAAAACCTGGCACGGATGCATGAATACATTCGTAGAACAAACAACGCCTCTTCGACGGCGACCGCGGTAACCCGCTTCCGCACCATGGCTCAGATCCTGGGAATGCAGGACGTGACCGTGACGGGAGTGCCGGCAGGTTCTCATTATGCCCGGGTACTGGTTGAAGCGGACTACATGTTGAAACGAATTTCGATTGGTCTGGAGCCCTCGGGAATTCGTGAGATCAAAAGCCATCTCGCGACTCTGCGGGGTGGAGGCAACAGCACTCAGCGATGGTGGTTCACGCCCCTTTATGATGCATTCACAACCACAGCAGACCGGGATGCATTTCAGTTCTCCGGACAGCGATTACAGATGATGTCCCAGGAGGAGTTCGTTAACCAGGCGGGCCAGCGAACAGAAGCCTCAGAAACCCGAAATTCAACAACCCGGTATGCGCAGCAGTTCACAAAATATTTCGCAAAACTCGCAGACCTGCACCCCACATTTGCCGAACTCCAGTCTATCACTGATCTCACCGTCCTGGCGGCATTGATCCGGAAAGAACGACTGGACGACCAGGTGGGATGGGATCATCGGTTCTTTCTTGCTGAATCTGATTATCTGGTCTCCCAGGGAAATATTCCCACACAAGTACCAACGGCGATGAATTATAAGAAGGCAGGGCGTTTGATGATCTGCCTGGTCGGAGGTGGTGTGACGATCAATGCTCGATCAATACTGCGTCAGACCGAGTTTGTAACGATGCGGGATGATTCACTGACTGAACGAAAACAGTCAGTTCAACGAGGGGAAGGTGACCTGAAATCCCGCTGGTGGTGGGATTGA
- a CDS encoding alpha/beta hydrolase: MPQLRFINIGLRVLAVCAFVVGSYPVWAADEKPQPDERLQQLLKRFPAADKNKDGILTRDEARAYRQQMQKRQGRPVNSVKPTHADVKYGDHARNVLDFYQAKSDQPTPLVVYIHGGGFVGGSKRVNPGFLQQCLDAGISVAAIHYRFIDGKKVLLPEPQRDGARAVQFLRSKAKEWNIDPKRVACFGGSAGAGISMWIAFHDDLAKPDSDDPIERESTRIQAVGTFGGQSTYDPIKIKALVGGRAWEHPSIFKAYGVDTAEEALHPTPEQQKRYDESSAIMHLTKDDPPLYMVYSEADGPLPANARPGQGIHHPNFGRDLVKKMNELEIENVFIYTPEAKGRNPQREMLEFFQKQFAKVK, encoded by the coding sequence ATGCCACAATTGCGTTTCATAAATATCGGTCTCCGCGTCCTTGCCGTCTGCGCCTTTGTGGTTGGTTCGTATCCCGTCTGGGCAGCCGATGAAAAACCGCAGCCGGACGAACGCCTGCAGCAGTTGTTGAAACGCTTTCCGGCGGCTGACAAAAACAAGGATGGTATTCTCACCCGAGACGAAGCGCGGGCTTATCGTCAGCAAATGCAGAAACGTCAGGGAAGACCGGTCAATTCTGTTAAACCGACCCACGCCGATGTGAAATACGGTGACCATGCACGGAACGTACTCGACTTCTACCAGGCCAAATCCGATCAGCCGACCCCCCTGGTCGTCTACATTCACGGCGGCGGATTTGTGGGAGGCAGTAAACGGGTGAATCCCGGCTTTCTACAGCAGTGTCTGGACGCCGGCATCAGCGTCGCTGCGATTCACTACCGCTTTATTGACGGGAAAAAAGTTCTGCTTCCCGAGCCACAGCGCGACGGAGCTCGAGCCGTGCAGTTTCTCCGCAGCAAAGCTAAAGAGTGGAACATTGACCCTAAGCGGGTGGCCTGCTTTGGGGGCTCTGCCGGCGCTGGGATTTCAATGTGGATCGCCTTTCACGACGACCTGGCTAAACCGGACAGCGACGACCCCATTGAACGCGAATCGACCCGCATTCAGGCTGTCGGCACCTTTGGCGGACAGAGCACATACGATCCGATCAAAATCAAAGCTCTGGTAGGTGGCCGGGCCTGGGAGCATCCTTCGATCTTCAAAGCTTACGGCGTGGACACAGCAGAAGAGGCCCTACATCCCACTCCGGAACAGCAGAAACGCTACGACGAATCATCTGCGATCATGCATCTGACGAAAGACGATCCACCACTCTACATGGTCTATAGCGAAGCAGACGGTCCCCTACCTGCAAACGCCCGCCCCGGCCAGGGTATCCATCACCCTAACTTCGGGCGTGATCTGGTGAAAAAGATGAACGAACTCGAAATCGAAAACGTCTTCATCTACACACCGGAAGCCAAAGGCCGCAATCCTCAACGCGAAATGCTGGAGTTCTTTCAGAAGCAGTTTGCGAAGGTGAAATAG
- a CDS encoding MBL fold metallo-hydrolase encodes MFDFDTPTVNEIAADVFRIGCYAPALDLQFNYFLVRDDAPLLFTTGYKSSFPLVKQAVAQVMDPAKLRYIAFSHFESDECGALNQWLEVAPEAEPVCSLVSAMVNINDFAIRPPKGMVDGEQLNTGKYQYRFCSTAQLPHGWDAGLLYEETQGTLFCSDLFHQGGNVDALTESDLSEQVLAAMQQMQAGPLADYIPYTKQTDHILNRLADLKPKTLAIMHGSSFAGDGEQAFRDLSTAMKTVFG; translated from the coding sequence ATGTTCGACTTCGATACCCCCACCGTTAATGAAATTGCCGCGGATGTGTTTCGGATTGGCTGTTATGCGCCGGCTCTGGATTTGCAGTTTAATTATTTCCTGGTGCGGGATGACGCACCGCTGCTGTTTACGACCGGGTACAAGTCCAGCTTTCCGCTGGTAAAGCAAGCGGTCGCGCAGGTGATGGATCCGGCGAAGCTGCGGTATATTGCCTTCAGTCATTTTGAGTCGGATGAATGCGGGGCGCTGAATCAGTGGCTGGAAGTGGCTCCCGAGGCGGAGCCGGTCTGCAGCCTGGTTTCGGCAATGGTGAATATCAATGACTTCGCAATCCGGCCACCCAAAGGGATGGTCGACGGGGAGCAACTTAACACGGGCAAATATCAGTACCGCTTCTGCTCGACCGCACAGTTGCCGCACGGCTGGGACGCGGGGCTGCTCTATGAAGAGACGCAGGGAACGCTGTTCTGTTCAGACCTGTTCCATCAGGGAGGGAATGTGGATGCGCTCACTGAAAGTGATCTGTCCGAACAGGTGCTGGCCGCGATGCAGCAGATGCAGGCGGGTCCACTGGCCGACTACATCCCTTACACGAAACAGACAGACCATATCCTCAATCGCCTGGCAGACCTGAAACCGAAAACACTCGCGATCATGCACGGTTCCAGTTTCGCCGGAGACGGGGAACAGGCCTTCCGGGATCTGTCGACCGCGATGAAAACTGTCTTCGGTTAA